A DNA window from Bos indicus x Bos taurus breed Angus x Brahman F1 hybrid chromosome 16, Bos_hybrid_MaternalHap_v2.0, whole genome shotgun sequence contains the following coding sequences:
- the PIGR gene encoding polymeric immunoglobulin receptor, whose amino-acid sequence MLRLFLACLLAIFPVVSMKSPIFGPEEVTSVEGRSVSIKCYYPPTSVNRHTRKYWCRQGAQGRCTTLISSEGYVSDDYVGRANLTNFPESGTFVVDISRLTHKDSGRYKCGLGISSRGLNFDVSLEVSQDPAQASHAHVYTVDLGRTVTINCPFTRANSQKIKSLCKKTNQDCFQVIDSNNYVSDKYKDRIHLSIPGTNTLVFSVVINRVKLSDAGMYVCQAGDDAKADKINIDLQVLEPEPELVYGDLRSSVTFDCSLGPEVAHVPKFLCQKKNGGACNVVINTLGKKAQDFQGRIVSVPKDNGIFSVHITSLRKEDAGRYVCGAQPEGQPEDGWPVQAWQLFVNEETAIPASPSVVKGVRGGSVTVSCPYNPKDANSAKYWCHWEEAQNGRCPRLVESRGLMKEQYEGRLVLLTEPGNGTYTVILNQLTDQDAGFYWCVTDGDTRWISTVELKVVQGEPSLKVPKNVTAWLGEPLKLSCHFPCKFYSFEKYWCKWSNRGCSALPTQNDGPSQAFVSCDQNSQVVSLNLDTVTKEDEGWYWCGVKEGPRYGETAAVYVAVESRVKGSQGAKQVKAAPAGAAIQSRAGEIQNKALLDPSFFAKESVKDAAGGPGAPADPGRPTGYSGSSKALVSTLVPLALVLVAGVVAIGVVRARHRKNVDRISIRSYRTDISMSDFENSRDFEGRDNMGASPEAQETSLGGKDEFATTTEDTVESKEPKKAKRSSKEEADEAFTTFLLQAKNLASAATQNGPTEA is encoded by the exons ATGTTGCGCCTGTTCCTCGCCTGCCTGCTGGCCATCTTCCCAG TGGTCTCCATGAAGAGTCCCATCTTCGGTCCCGAGGAGGTGACCAGCGTGGAAGGCCGCTCAGTGTCCATCAAGTGCTACTACCCGCCCACCTCCGTCAACCGGCACACGCGCAAGTACTGGTGCCGGCAGGGAGCCCAGGGCCGCTGCACGACCCTCATCTCCTCGGAGGGCTACGTCTCCGACGACTACGTGGGCAGAGCCAACCTCACCAACTTCCCGGAGAGCGGCACGTTTGTGGTGGACATCAGCCGTCTCACCCATAAAGACTCGGGGCGCTACAAGTGTGGCCTGGGCATTAGCAGCCGTGGCCTTAACTTCGATGTGAGCCTGGAGGTCAGCCAAG ATCCTGCACAGGCAAGTCATGCCCACGTCTACACTGTAGACCTGGGCAGGACCGTGACCATCAACTGCCCTTTCACGCGTGCGAATTCTCAGAAGATAAAATCTTTGTGCAAGAAGACAAACCAAGACTGTTTCCAAGTCATCGACTCCAACAATTATGTGAGCGACAAATATAAAGACAGAATACATCTCAGTATCCCCGGTACCAACACATTAGTGTTCAGCGTTGTCATCAACCGAGTCAAGCTCAGTGATGCTGGGATGTATGTCTGCCAGGCTGGGGACGATGCCAAAGCCGATAAAATCAACATTGACCTCCAGGTGCTGGAGCCTGAGCCTGAGCTGGTTTATGGAGACTTGAGGAGCTCGGTGACCTTTGACTGTTCCCTGGGCCCCGAGGTGGCACATGTGCCCAAATTTCTGTGCCAGAAGAAGAATGGGGGAGCTTGCAATGTGGTCATCAACACGTTGGGGAAGAAGGCTCAGGACTTCCAGGGCAGGATCGTGTCCGTGCCCAAGGACAACGGCATCTTCAGTGTGCACATTACCAGCCTGAGGAAAGAGGACGCAGGGCGCTACGTGTGTGGGGCCCAGCCTGAGGGTCAGCCCGAGGACGGCTGGCCTGTGCAGGCCTGGCAACTCTTCGTCAATGAAG AGACGGCAATCCCCGCAAGCCCCTCTGTGGTGAAAGGTGTGAGGGGAGGCTCTGTGACTGTATCTTGCCCCTACAACCCTAAGGATGCCAACAGCGCGAAGTACTGGTGTCACTGGGAAGAGGCTCAAAACGGCCGCTGCCCGCGGCTGGTGGAGAGCCGGGGGCTGATGAAGGAGCAGTACGAGGGCAGGCTGGTGCTGCTCACCGAGCCGGGCAACGGCACCTACACCGTCATCCTCAACCAGCTCACCGATCAGGACGCCGGCTTCTACTGGTGCGTGACCGACGGCGACACGCGCTGGATCTCCACAGTGGAGCTCAAGGTTGTCCAAG GAGAACCAAGCCTCAAGGTACCCAAGAACGTCACGGCTTGGCTGGGAGAGCCCTTAAAGCTCTCCTGCCACTTCCCCTGCAAATTCTACTCCTTTGAGAAGTACTGGTGTAAGTGGAGCAACAGAGGCTGCAGCGCCCTGCCCACCCAGAACGACGGCCCCAGCCAGGCCTTTGTGAGCTGCGACCAGAACAGCCAGGTCGTCTCCCTGAACCTGGACACAGTCACCAAGGAGGATGAAGGCTGGTACTGGTGTGGAGTGAAGGAAGGCCCCCGATACGGGGAGACGGCGGCTGTCTACGTGGCAGTGGAGAGCAGGGTGAAGG GGTCCCAAGGCGCCAAGCAAGTGAAAGCTGCCCCTGCGGGGGCGGCAATACAGTCGAGGGCCGGGGAGATCCAGAACAAAGCCCTTCTGGACCCCAGCTTTTTCGCAAAGGAAAGTGTGAAGGACGCTGCTGGTGGACCCGGAGCACCTGCAGATCCTGGCCG CCCTACAGGATACAGCGGGAGCTCCAAAGCACTGGTCTCCACCCTGGTGCCCCTGGCCCTGGTCCTGGTCGCAGGGGTCGTGGCGATCGGGGTGGTCCGAGCCCGGCACAGGAAGAACGTCG ACCGGATTTCAATCAGGAGCTACCGGACAGATATCAGCATGTCGGACTTTGAGAACTCCAGGGATTTTGAAGGACGTGACAACATGGGAGCCTCTCCAGAGGCCCAAGAGACGTCTCTCGGAGGGAAGGACG AGTTTGCCACCACTACCGAGGACACCGTGGAGAGCAAAGAACCCAAGAAGGCAAAGAGG TCGTCCAAGGAGGAAGCCGACGAGGCCTTCACCACCTTCCTCCTCCAGGCCAAAAACCTGGCCTCCGCCGCAACCCAGAACGGCCCGACAGAAGCCTAG